The proteins below are encoded in one region of Meriones unguiculatus strain TT.TT164.6M chromosome 18, Bangor_MerUng_6.1, whole genome shotgun sequence:
- the LOC110563965 gene encoding olfactory receptor 4K3-like → MDRSNQSTVSEFVFLGLAHSHSVQLSLFVMFVMLYILIVSGNIVIMSIITIDPHLHSPMYFLLANLSFIDMWFCSVTTPKMITDFLRENKTISFSGCMSQVFFIHCIGGGEVVLLVVMAYDRYVAICKPLHYFTIMNLKRCTELVLTSWMTGFIHAMSHLVVFLQLPFCSQEIDSFFCDIPLIIKLTCMDSHDLDIFTNVDCGVVGIPCFIVLFISYTYILRTVRQSSKAGASKALSTCTAHITVVMIFFVPCIFIYVCPLQITWLDKFLAVFYSVFTPLLNPAIYTMRNKEMKNAIKRLINNYMDSKKIPNIQKFVLNNSSN, encoded by the coding sequence ATGGATAGAAGTAATCAGTCCACAGTGTCAGAATTTGTGTTTTTAGGACTTGCTCATTCACACAGTGTTCAGCTTTCACTATTTGTGATGTTTGTGATGCTTTATATACTCATTGTATCTGGAAACATTGTCATTATGTCTATAATAACCATTGACCCCCATCTCCATTCCCCTATGTACTTCCTGTTGGCCAACCTGTCCTTTATTGATATGTGGTTTTGCTCAGTCACAACTCCTAAAATGATCACAGACTTTCTCAGAGAAAACAAGACCATTTCCTTTTCAGGGTGCATGTCTCAAGTCTTCTTCATCCATTGCATTGGTGGAGGAGAGGTGGTGTTGTTGGTGGTTATGgcttatgaccgctatgtggccatctgcaaaCCACTCCACTACTTCAccatcatgaacctgaaaagatgCACTGAGTTGGTGTTGACTTCCTGGATGACTGGCTTTATTCATGCCATGAGTCATCTGGTAGTGTTTCTGCAACTGCCTTTTTGTTCCCAGGAAATTGATAGTTTTTTCTGCGATATACCACTGATTATCAAGTTAACTTGTATGGATTCTCATGACTTGGATATTTTCACAAATGTTGACTGTGGAGTTGTGGGTATACCGTGCTTCATTGTGTTGTTCATATCCTATACATATATCCTTAGAACTGTTCGCCAGAGCTCTAAAGCTGGTGCATCTAAGGCCCTGTCCACATGTACTGCCCACATCACAGTGGTGATGATCTTTTTTGTGCCCTGCATCTTCATCTATGTGTGCCCTCTCCAAATCACCTGGTTGGACAAGTTTCTTGCTGTGTTTTACTCTGTTTTTACACCTCTCCTAAATCCAGCCATTTACACAATGAGAAATAAAGAGATGAAAAATGCCATTAAAAGGTTGATAAACAATTACATGGATTCCAAAAAAATTCCCAATATCCAGAAATTTGTACTAAATAATTCAAGTAACTGA